One segment of Pleomorphomonas sp. PLEO DNA contains the following:
- a CDS encoding amino acid ABC transporter permease, translated as MTSPETRRRELPWWLIAAILLAIAFGLVIGSDVSYRIIFGAVASGIWVTVFVTVIAYVFACAIGLGIASAGLSKHRVLRETATFYVEIIRGVPVLVLLFYMAFVAAPVMVAAWNIITEPLQAVGILGPASIRNFDLLWRAVVALVISYSAFLSEIFRAGLQSVDRGQIEAAKALGLSRFKVFRLVILPQAFRTVLPPLGNDFVAMIKDSSLVSVLGVQDVTQLGKVYSSGTFLFFETYSVVAYVYLLMTVSLSLAVRGLERRLQRHRDFIGDRR; from the coding sequence TTGACCTCACCAGAGACCCGTCGCCGCGAACTGCCTTGGTGGTTGATCGCGGCGATCCTGCTTGCGATCGCCTTTGGCCTCGTCATCGGCTCGGACGTCAGCTATCGCATTATCTTCGGGGCCGTCGCGAGCGGTATTTGGGTGACCGTCTTCGTAACGGTCATAGCTTATGTTTTTGCCTGCGCCATCGGCCTTGGCATCGCGTCGGCCGGCCTGTCGAAGCATCGTGTCCTGCGCGAAACGGCCACCTTCTACGTCGAAATCATTCGCGGCGTGCCAGTGCTGGTGCTTCTGTTTTACATGGCATTCGTTGCCGCTCCGGTCATGGTGGCGGCCTGGAACATCATCACCGAGCCTCTCCAGGCGGTGGGGATCCTCGGCCCCGCCAGTATCCGCAATTTCGATCTTCTATGGCGAGCCGTGGTGGCGCTGGTCATCTCCTATTCCGCTTTTTTGTCGGAGATTTTCCGTGCCGGCCTGCAATCGGTTGATCGCGGCCAGATTGAAGCGGCCAAGGCGCTGGGGCTCAGTCGCTTCAAGGTCTTCCGGCTGGTCATCCTGCCGCAGGCCTTCCGCACGGTGCTGCCGCCGCTCGGCAACGACTTCGTGGCGATGATCAAGGATTCCTCGCTGGTCTCCGTGCTTGGCGTGCAAGATGTGACACAGCTCGGCAAGGTTTATTCGTCGGGTACGTTTCTGTTCTTCGAAACCTACAGTGTCGTTGCCTATGTCTACCTGCTGATGACCGTGTCGCTGTCGCTCGCCGTACGCGGGCTGGAGCGCCGCCTGCAACGGCACCGCGACTTCATCGGCG
- a CDS encoding transporter substrate-binding domain-containing protein, with protein MQVLANAAAAAAILLSALVSQAGAADLPDLKGRTIIAVTENAYVPLNFADPKTGNGVGWEYDAVNEIGKRLNAKIEWKLTSWDAMIQAVRDGQFDVGMDGITINDERKQQVDFSDPYMVSEQYMLVRGDENRFTDGPTFAAFKDGLVGAQAGTTNFYVAVYSVLDGDEKNSRIKLFETFGASVQALKAGDVDTVLMDKTSADGYIGAQPGAFKIVGGPLGHEDFGFILKKGSDLTVPINAAIASMKADGTLDALNKKWLYDYKSQN; from the coding sequence ATGCAGGTTCTTGCGAACGCGGCTGCCGCCGCCGCGATTCTGTTGTCCGCTCTTGTGTCTCAGGCCGGCGCGGCCGACCTTCCCGATCTTAAAGGCCGCACCATTATCGCGGTTACCGAAAACGCCTACGTTCCCCTCAACTTCGCCGATCCAAAGACCGGTAATGGCGTCGGTTGGGAATATGACGCCGTCAACGAGATCGGCAAGCGGCTCAACGCCAAGATTGAATGGAAACTGACGTCCTGGGACGCCATGATTCAGGCGGTCCGCGATGGCCAGTTCGACGTCGGCATGGATGGCATCACCATCAACGACGAGCGCAAGCAGCAGGTCGACTTCTCCGACCCCTATATGGTCTCCGAGCAGTACATGCTGGTGCGTGGTGACGAGAACCGCTTCACCGACGGCCCGACTTTCGCTGCCTTCAAGGACGGTCTGGTCGGCGCCCAGGCGGGTACCACCAATTTCTACGTTGCCGTCTACAGCGTGCTCGATGGCGATGAGAAGAACTCGCGCATCAAGCTGTTCGAAACTTTTGGTGCCTCTGTGCAGGCGCTCAAAGCCGGTGATGTCGATACGGTGCTGATGGATAAGACCTCGGCCGATGGCTACATCGGCGCGCAGCCCGGCGCCTTCAAGATCGTCGGAGGACCACTTGGTCACGAGGACTTCGGCTTCATTTTGAAGAAGGGATCCGACCTCACCGTCCCGATCAACGCCGCCATCGCTTCCATGAAGGCCGACGGCACGCTCGACGCCCTCAACAAAAAATGGCTCTACGACTACAAGAGCCAGAACTGA
- a CDS encoding rhodanese-like domain-containing protein codes for MAFFSNTTKTLSPQEVSDLVGGASVHLVDVREAHEWNDGHIPGAIHRPLSELATWVGNLPQDKPVVFYCLSGGRSGQALSLCKSAGQAVEGHMGGGISAWRMQGLPVTRD; via the coding sequence ATGGCTTTCTTTTCCAATACCACCAAAACATTGTCCCCCCAGGAGGTCAGTGATCTTGTTGGCGGTGCGTCCGTTCACCTCGTAGACGTGCGCGAGGCGCACGAATGGAACGACGGGCACATCCCCGGCGCTATCCACCGGCCGCTTTCGGAGCTAGCGACTTGGGTCGGCAATTTGCCACAGGACAAACCTGTGGTCTTCTATTGCCTTTCTGGCGGTCGGTCGGGGCAGGCGCTCTCCCTGTGCAAGTCGGCCGGACAGGCGGTGGAGGGCCATATGGGCGGTGGCATTAGCGCGTGGCGGATGCAGGGTCTACCCGTGACGCGGGATTGA
- a CDS encoding metalloregulator ArsR/SmtB family transcription factor, whose amino-acid sequence MSVPIEEPSLCDSLGNPVDVMEPRAEEAARLLSALGQTKRLMVLCRLVDTEMSVGALAEAVGLGQSALSQHLARLRDLGIVATRREAQTIYYRLASDNARRLIGLLYELYCAPSARKPD is encoded by the coding sequence ATGTCTGTGCCTATTGAAGAACCCAGCCTATGCGACTCTCTCGGCAATCCGGTCGATGTCATGGAACCACGAGCCGAGGAAGCTGCCCGCCTGCTGTCGGCTCTAGGCCAAACCAAGCGGCTGATGGTTCTCTGCCGGCTTGTCGACACCGAAATGTCGGTGGGGGCACTTGCCGAGGCTGTCGGTCTTGGTCAGTCGGCGCTGTCGCAGCATCTTGCGCGCTTGCGCGACCTTGGCATCGTTGCGACCCGACGGGAAGCGCAGACCATCTATTATCGTCTCGCCTCTGACAACGCGCGCCGGCTGATCGGCTTGCTTTATGAACTATATTGCGCCCCGTCGGCGCGGAAGCCCGACTGA